From the genome of Rhizobium leguminosarum, one region includes:
- a CDS encoding DUF2169 family type VI secretion system accessory protein, producing the protein MELINRLPFPAMAFRQFDANGDLDCVVSVRGTFVHRQGDSLAIASKQEDFLWEDAYDGDPHASPLLRQTDLTPEKVGTDITFLGNAYAPDSTPAPSWQIGLQVGQLSKKLEVHGARFWRSVVKEKWAGFSAKEAKRVLTDWQLTEAEPASSVPICWSKAYGGQIPGTGDPETETPADVEARNPLGCGIVNLDMPWDHASVAAPQITSPGEVLNWREPVEPQGLGLVSPWWRFRQQHAGTYDDVWLSERHPLLPRDFDARFWQCAHPELVVMPHLIGDEDYQLDHLHPSFALAAGRLPGITLGVRCAGHERDEWYLLSLDGVHFDWRDDSRVMLTWRARFPLQEAGETSLTLTRVQVKAAVNADAGEVAA; encoded by the coding sequence TTGGAACTGATCAACCGGCTTCCCTTTCCGGCCATGGCCTTCCGACAATTCGATGCGAACGGGGATTTGGATTGTGTGGTCTCGGTTCGCGGCACCTTCGTTCACCGCCAGGGGGATTCGCTTGCCATCGCCTCGAAACAGGAAGATTTCCTGTGGGAGGACGCCTATGACGGCGATCCCCATGCCAGCCCTCTCCTGCGTCAGACCGATCTCACGCCAGAGAAGGTCGGAACCGACATCACTTTCCTCGGCAATGCCTATGCACCGGACAGTACTCCAGCACCGTCATGGCAGATCGGCCTGCAAGTCGGGCAGCTTTCTAAAAAGCTTGAAGTCCATGGCGCGCGCTTCTGGCGCTCCGTCGTCAAGGAAAAATGGGCCGGCTTTTCGGCCAAGGAAGCAAAGCGGGTGCTGACGGATTGGCAACTTACCGAAGCCGAGCCGGCATCTTCGGTGCCGATTTGCTGGAGCAAGGCTTATGGCGGTCAAATTCCCGGTACCGGCGACCCGGAAACCGAAACGCCCGCCGATGTCGAAGCGCGCAATCCGCTCGGTTGCGGCATCGTCAATCTCGACATGCCGTGGGATCACGCGTCCGTCGCCGCACCGCAAATCACCTCGCCCGGCGAGGTGCTGAACTGGCGAGAGCCGGTCGAGCCGCAGGGACTGGGTCTCGTATCGCCCTGGTGGCGGTTCCGCCAGCAACATGCCGGTACCTATGACGATGTCTGGCTCAGCGAGCGCCACCCGCTACTGCCCAGGGATTTCGACGCACGCTTCTGGCAATGCGCTCATCCGGAGCTCGTTGTTATGCCGCATCTGATCGGGGATGAAGACTACCAGCTGGATCATCTGCACCCTAGCTTCGCCCTAGCCGCAGGGCGACTGCCGGGAATCACGCTGGGGGTCCGATGTGCCGGTCATGAGCGCGATGAGTGGTATCTGCTCTCGCTGGACGGCGTGCATTTCGACTGGCGGGACGATAGTCGCGTGATGCTGACTTGGCGGGCCCGCTTTCCCCTTCAGGAGGCAGGCGAAACATCGCTGACGTTGACGCGGGTCCAAGTCAAAGCGGCAGTTAATGCTGATGCCGGTGAGGTCGCTGCATGA